Proteins from a genomic interval of Chroococcidiopsis thermalis PCC 7203:
- a CDS encoding SLC13 family permease has product MNKAAATQKAGSKERLGTTSIWSRIESKRPLPKTHPRQRRFRWVVDAVLPLALTLIAGIAILLPSSLPTEARLSLFAFALAVILWSTTSLNAAYVALATVVLLILSGGSEQEALFEALESDVIWLMIGAFILGGAVQQTGLAARLTQLVVSRARNVSSVFWLLTTILIPLSFVIPSTSGRAAVVIPVFRSIANAAGDRRITRAMALLMPTIILVATISTLIGAGSHLIAIDLLDEIADVKLSYAQWALYGVPFGVVASYISCWVILRLFLDKNRRQRQLQIPYQQKKPFSTAERTTLLVVLVMVGLWLTESWHGLEIATVTVIGALVLTAPSIGVISWKDGLKAVSWNLIVFVGAALVLGEALIESDAAEWIINQLFAASGIAGTESRLLILLVLSLIALTSHIYMTSHTARAVALVPALLYLGNSLQLNPVAVLFLSNVGMDYCLTFPVSSKALLMFQELEGETYKPADLLRLSSVLLLVHLALIVVFYYGYWQWIGLRL; this is encoded by the coding sequence ATGAATAAAGCTGCTGCCACTCAAAAGGCAGGTAGCAAGGAGCGACTAGGCACGACTAGCATTTGGTCGCGCATTGAGAGCAAGCGCCCTCTACCTAAAACTCACCCACGTCAGCGACGGTTTCGTTGGGTGGTTGATGCCGTGCTACCTTTGGCGCTGACTCTCATAGCAGGAATCGCCATTCTTCTACCAAGTTCGCTGCCAACAGAGGCGCGATTATCTCTGTTTGCCTTTGCCTTAGCGGTAATCTTGTGGTCAACCACATCCCTGAACGCAGCCTATGTTGCCCTAGCAACGGTGGTGTTGCTTATATTATCTGGTGGTAGCGAACAAGAAGCGTTATTTGAGGCACTGGAATCAGACGTAATTTGGCTGATGATCGGTGCTTTCATTTTGGGTGGAGCCGTACAGCAAACGGGCTTAGCGGCAAGATTAACGCAGTTGGTCGTCAGTCGCGCCCGGAATGTCAGCAGTGTATTTTGGCTGTTGACAACTATATTAATTCCCTTGTCTTTCGTTATTCCTTCCACTTCTGGCAGGGCAGCTGTAGTCATTCCTGTATTTCGCAGCATTGCCAACGCCGCAGGCGATCGCCGCATTACCCGTGCAATGGCGCTACTGATGCCGACAATTATTTTAGTTGCCACGATTTCTACTCTCATTGGTGCTGGTTCCCATCTGATCGCGATCGACTTGTTAGACGAAATTGCTGATGTCAAGCTCTCTTACGCACAGTGGGCGCTTTATGGCGTGCCGTTTGGAGTTGTCGCTAGTTATATTTCTTGCTGGGTAATTTTGCGCTTATTTTTAGACAAAAATCGCCGCCAGCGCCAACTTCAGATTCCTTATCAGCAAAAAAAACCCTTTTCTACAGCAGAACGAACAACACTGCTTGTCGTTTTGGTCATGGTAGGGCTGTGGTTGACGGAAAGTTGGCATGGGTTGGAAATCGCCACCGTTACGGTGATTGGGGCTTTAGTACTAACTGCACCTAGTATTGGAGTCATTAGCTGGAAAGATGGGTTGAAAGCAGTTTCTTGGAACTTAATTGTATTTGTGGGTGCAGCTTTGGTTTTAGGCGAGGCGTTGATTGAATCTGATGCAGCCGAATGGATTATCAACCAGCTATTTGCCGCAAGTGGCATTGCTGGCACAGAATCGCGCCTCTTGATCTTGCTCGTATTATCTCTAATTGCCCTGACTTCCCACATTTACATGACTTCGCATACAGCCAGAGCTGTAGCTCTAGTCCCAGCGCTGTTATATCTAGGCAACAGCTTGCAACTCAATCCCGTAGCGGTTTTATTCCTCAGCAACGTCGGCATGGACTATTGTTTGACTTTTCCCGTCAGTTCCAAAGCGCTGTTGATGTTTCAAGAATTAGAAGGCGAAACCTATAAACCAGCAGACTTATTGCGTCTGAGTTCCGTACTCTTGCTAGTTCATTTGGCACTGATCGTGGTGTTCTATTACGGTTACTGGCAATGGATCGGCTTAAGGCTATGA
- a CDS encoding iron uptake porin: MNQTLMKKLISIVAPLAIELLLSPTVIAEQILQHTHIDPNSNERQSIKNNFQLSKDIPQTTSIIDNINQDKKRFSIAERRDRKDPPFAPLDRAGWGDLQMSQVTSVSQLSDVQPSDWAFQALQSLVERYGVIAGYPDSTFRGDRAMTRYEFAAGLNAALERINEQIATGNPITQTDLATLQKLQTDFATELVTLRGRVDRLEVQTAQLESNQFSTTTKLEGTVIFALSDAFGGAGDDNNTVLQSRSRLAFETSFTGKDLLTTRLDFGNFEQFDLPTDEGRLGFDSNTEGSVELGNLEYELPVGEKITLLFQFNDSDSDDFTDVINPLFEDSDTGAISRFGRRNPIYRVPNSNTGIGARLQLSEAMSFDFAYLAGDANDPAAGAGLFNGDYGAIAQLTLTPSDRLAVGLTYIHSYGAAGQGLDTGTGSTAANLTQIGTPDLELPVVGNSYGIEASYRISEDFAIGGWVGYTAARAIGLGDGSIWNYAITLGFPDLGKEGNLGGIIIGMQPKLTGTSSGLRAIGQSSDPNTSIHVEGFYRYQATDNISITPGLIWLTAPNHNTENEDIVIGTIRTAFEF; this comes from the coding sequence ATGAACCAAACTTTAATGAAAAAGTTAATTTCGATCGTCGCTCCTCTAGCGATCGAATTATTGCTTTCTCCTACAGTCATAGCAGAACAAATTCTGCAACATACACATATTGACCCGAACAGCAACGAGCGCCAAAGTATAAAAAACAACTTTCAACTATCAAAGGACATACCTCAAACTACTAGTATCATAGATAACATTAACCAAGATAAAAAACGGTTTTCGATCGCCGAGCGTCGCGATCGTAAAGATCCCCCCTTCGCCCCCCTCGATCGGGCGGGTTGGGGGGATCTTCAGATGAGCCAAGTCACGTCTGTTTCGCAGTTATCTGATGTCCAGCCTAGCGATTGGGCTTTTCAAGCCTTGCAATCTTTAGTGGAGCGCTACGGAGTCATTGCTGGCTATCCAGACAGCACGTTTAGAGGCGATCGGGCAATGACGCGGTATGAATTTGCGGCAGGGTTGAATGCAGCATTAGAAAGAATCAACGAACAGATCGCAACTGGCAATCCTATAACTCAAACAGACTTAGCCACCCTACAAAAACTGCAAACTGATTTTGCTACCGAACTGGTGACTCTACGCGGGCGAGTCGATCGCTTAGAGGTACAGACAGCTCAGTTAGAATCTAATCAATTCTCTACCACCACCAAACTAGAAGGAACGGTGATTTTTGCCCTCAGCGATGCTTTTGGCGGAGCGGGCGACGACAACAATACAGTGCTGCAAAGTCGAAGCAGACTTGCTTTTGAAACCAGTTTTACTGGAAAGGACTTACTGACCACCAGGCTTGATTTTGGCAACTTCGAGCAATTTGACTTGCCAACAGATGAAGGGCGTTTAGGTTTTGACTCGAACACCGAAGGAAGCGTGGAACTGGGGAACCTAGAATATGAACTACCAGTGGGTGAAAAAATAACGCTGTTGTTCCAATTCAACGATTCAGACAGCGATGATTTTACGGATGTAATCAACCCTTTGTTTGAAGATAGCGATACGGGGGCAATTTCTCGCTTTGGACGACGCAATCCTATTTATCGCGTCCCCAATAGCAACACGGGAATTGGAGCGAGGTTACAGTTATCTGAGGCAATGAGTTTTGATTTCGCTTATCTGGCTGGAGATGCTAACGATCCGGCAGCTGGTGCGGGACTATTTAACGGCGATTACGGCGCGATCGCTCAGTTAACATTAACGCCCAGCGATCGCCTTGCTGTAGGCTTAACTTATATTCATTCTTATGGAGCTGCCGGTCAAGGTTTAGATACAGGTACGGGTAGTACAGCCGCTAATTTAACTCAAATCGGCACGCCAGATCTCGAACTGCCTGTAGTCGGTAACTCCTATGGCATTGAAGCCAGTTACAGAATTAGCGAGGATTTTGCGATCGGTGGCTGGGTGGGCTATACTGCTGCTCGCGCGATCGGTTTGGGAGATGGATCGATTTGGAATTACGCCATCACCCTCGGATTTCCCGATCTGGGCAAAGAAGGCAATCTCGGCGGAATTATAATCGGGATGCAACCGAAATTAACTGGTACGAGTAGCGGTTTAAGAGCGATAGGGCAATCGAGCGACCCCAATACTTCAATTCACGTTGAAGGCTTCTACAGATACCAAGCTACAGATAATATCTCTATCACCCCTGGTTTGATTTGGCTGACAGCTCCAAATCATAATACTGAGAACGAAGACATCGTGATTGGAACAATTCGCACTGCTTTTGAGTTTTGA
- a CDS encoding NAD(P)/FAD-dependent oxidoreductase produces the protein MKELLYIEIPTPDTSVVRHWLQAEFEPEIGQKAIAPEGFRLQIPIDTAIKTNISDPTAKKLGEISAFVWSVQRTTYLKVFRWADSPLPGERQILQSLVKQIRIKFPHNYPAPPAIDLSQQSIFEALAPHYPLTVKYFQQMPNGEYDLKRVYWWEQRWREGVQNPQQPRQVVFSRENVETLHVNNVETLHVTSLQPSYDLIYIGGALGVIHAAVMAQLGYRVLLLERLPFGRMNREWNISRTELQSLIDLGLLTPAECESAIAREYKDGFNKFFDGNNPPHLKAPILHTPTVLNIALDAERLLRLCGEKLKAAGGEIWDETEFLRADIERSQVTLQARHLPSQTQKQASGRVLVDAMGTASPIAWQLNGGRAFDSVCPTVGAVINGGFEPGVWDAQYGDVLNSHGDISRGRQLIWELFPGAGEEITVYLFHYHQVNPENPGSLLEMYEDFFTILPEYRRCDLDKLVWKKPTFGYIPGHFSVGSRDRTVAFDRLVAIGDAASLQSPLVFTGFGSLVRNLSRLTALLDTALKHDLLSASDLNQIRAYQSNVAVTWMFSKGMMVPTGKFLPPERVNSMLNNFFGLLTDEPLEVADRFIKDRFDWFTFNRLALKAARKNPVLLLWIWELAGAKDLLRWLLSYFNFSWNSLLSLCFSGWLPSFLRQIQPWLERRYPRLWLRLLTQSYALTTGMGRPQLAIAPHPRTPAIGSQDVVSS, from the coding sequence ATGAAAGAACTCTTGTACATTGAAATCCCCACACCAGACACATCTGTCGTTCGGCACTGGTTGCAAGCGGAATTTGAACCAGAAATCGGGCAAAAAGCGATCGCGCCTGAAGGTTTTCGCTTGCAAATACCTATAGATACAGCGATAAAGACAAATATTTCAGATCCAACGGCAAAAAAGCTAGGGGAGATCTCCGCTTTTGTTTGGTCTGTACAGCGTACTACATATCTCAAGGTCTTCCGTTGGGCAGATTCTCCCCTACCAGGAGAACGGCAAATTCTGCAAAGTCTTGTAAAGCAGATTAGAATTAAGTTTCCTCATAACTATCCCGCACCACCAGCAATAGATTTATCCCAACAATCTATTTTTGAGGCGCTTGCTCCCCACTACCCCCTCACCGTCAAGTATTTTCAGCAAATGCCTAATGGCGAATACGATCTCAAGCGAGTTTACTGGTGGGAGCAAAGGTGGCGCGAAGGAGTGCAGAATCCGCAGCAGCCGCGTCAAGTTGTGTTTTCTAGGGAAAATGTAGAGACGTTACATGTAAACAATGTAGAGACGTTACATGTAACGTCTCTACAGCCATCCTACGATCTCATTTACATCGGTGGCGCATTAGGCGTAATTCATGCAGCAGTGATGGCGCAACTGGGTTATCGCGTGTTGTTGTTGGAGCGTTTGCCATTTGGACGGATGAATCGGGAGTGGAATATTTCTCGCACGGAATTACAAAGTTTAATCGATCTGGGTTTGCTAACTCCCGCAGAATGCGAAAGTGCGATCGCACGAGAATATAAAGACGGATTTAATAAGTTTTTCGATGGGAACAATCCACCCCACTTAAAAGCACCGATCCTCCATACTCCAACGGTGCTGAATATAGCCTTAGATGCAGAAAGGTTACTGCGGCTGTGTGGAGAAAAGTTAAAAGCTGCGGGGGGTGAAATTTGGGACGAAACCGAGTTTCTCCGCGCTGATATCGAGCGATCGCAAGTTACGTTACAAGCTCGGCATTTACCCAGCCAAACTCAAAAACAAGCCAGCGGACGAGTTTTGGTAGATGCAATGGGGACAGCTTCTCCGATTGCTTGGCAACTCAATGGCGGTCGTGCTTTTGATAGCGTCTGTCCGACGGTAGGAGCGGTAATTAATGGCGGCTTTGAGCCTGGGGTATGGGATGCTCAATATGGCGATGTACTCAATAGCCACGGCGACATTTCGCGGGGAAGACAGTTAATTTGGGAATTATTTCCTGGTGCGGGCGAAGAAATCACAGTTTATTTGTTTCACTACCATCAAGTCAATCCAGAAAATCCCGGTTCGTTGCTGGAGATGTACGAGGACTTTTTCACGATTTTGCCAGAGTATCGCCGTTGCGACCTAGATAAACTCGTATGGAAAAAACCTACGTTTGGTTATATTCCGGGACATTTTAGCGTTGGGAGTCGCGATCGCACGGTTGCTTTCGATCGCTTAGTCGCGATCGGCGATGCAGCTTCGCTGCAATCTCCCCTCGTCTTTACTGGTTTTGGCTCCCTCGTTCGCAATCTCAGCCGTCTTACAGCCTTATTAGATACGGCATTAAAGCACGATTTGCTCAGTGCTAGCGATTTGAATCAAATTCGCGCCTATCAAAGCAATGTTGCCGTGACTTGGATGTTTTCTAAAGGCATGATGGTTCCCACGGGTAAATTTTTACCACCAGAACGGGTCAACTCGATGCTGAATAATTTCTTCGGACTGTTGACTGACGAACCTTTAGAAGTTGCCGATCGCTTTATCAAGGACCGCTTTGATTGGTTTACTTTTAATCGTTTGGCGCTGAAAGCTGCCAGAAAAAATCCCGTCTTGCTGCTCTGGATTTGGGAATTAGCCGGAGCTAAAGATTTGCTGCGATGGCTGCTGAGTTACTTCAACTTTAGCTGGAATTCCTTGTTGAGTCTTTGTTTTAGCGGCTGGTTGCCGAGTTTCTTGCGCCAGATCCAGCCGTGGTTAGAACGCCGCTATCCCAGATTGTGGTTGAGGCTGCTGACACAAAGCTACGCCCTAACAACTGGTATGGGAAGACCCCAACTGGCGATCGCCCCTCATCCCCGCACGCCTGCAATTGGTTCTCAAGATGTGGTTAGTAGTTAG